The following coding sequences lie in one Rhinolophus ferrumequinum isolate MPI-CBG mRhiFer1 chromosome 14, mRhiFer1_v1.p, whole genome shotgun sequence genomic window:
- the ARC gene encoding activity-regulated cytoskeleton-associated protein — protein MELDHMTSGGLHAYPGPRGAPAAKPNVILQIGKCRTEMLEHVRRTHRHLLTEVSKQVERELKGLHRSVGKLESNLDGYVPTGDSQRWKKSIKACLCRCQETIANLERWVKREMHVWREVFYRLERWADRLEAMGSKYPVGTESARHTVSVGVGGPEGYRNEADGYDYTVSPYAITPPPAAGEVPGEEPEESQEYPPWGPGEDGQPSPGVDTQIFEDPREFLSHLEEYLRQVGGSEEYWLSQIQNHMNGPAKKWWEYKQGSVKNWVEFKKEFLQYSEGTLSREALQRELDLPQKQGEPLDQFLWRKRDLYQTLHVDAEEEEVIQYVVGTLQPKLKRFLRHPLPKTLEQLIQRGMEVQDDLERAAEPVSSHLSAEAEAEAEAESLTPVLTNDSVASDLTQPE, from the coding sequence ATGGAGCTGGACCACATGACGAGCGGCGGCCTCCACGCCTACCCGGGACCACGGGGCGCGCCGGCGGCCAAGCCCAATGTGATCCTGCAGATCGGTAAGTGCCGGACCGAGATGCTGGAGCACGTGCGGAGGACCCACCGGCACCTGCTGACCGAAGTGTCCAAGCAGGTGGAGCGCGAGCTGAAGGGGCTGCACAGGTCGGTGGGCAAGCTGGAGAGCAACCTGGACGGCTACGTGCCCACGGGCGACTCGCAGCGCTGGAAGAAGTCCATCAAGGCCTGCTTGTGCCGCTGCCAGGAGACCATTGCCAACCTGGAGCGCTGGGTCAAGCGCGAGATGCATGTGTGGAGGGAGGTCTTCTACCGGCTGGAGAGGTGGGCTGACCGCCTGGAGGCCATGGGCAGCAAGTACCCGGTGGGCACCGAGTCTGCCCGCCACACTGTTTCCGTGGGTGTTGGGGGTCCCGAGGGCTACCGCAACGAGGCCGATGGCTACGACTACACGGTCAGCCCCTATGCCATCACCCCACCACCGGCCGCCGGAGAAGTGCCGGGAGAGGAGCCGGAGGAGTCCCAGGAGTACCCACCCTGGGGACCCGGCGAGGATGGGCAGCCGAGCCCTGGCGTGGACACGCAGATCTTCGAGGATCCTCGTGAGTTCCTTAGCCACCTGGAGGAGTACCTGCGGCAGGTGGGCGGTTCTGAGGAGTACTGGCTGTCACAAATCCAGAACCACATGAATGGGCCAGCCAAGAAGTGGTGGGAGTATAAGCAGGGCTCGGTGAAGAACTGGGTGGAGTTCAAGAAGGAGTTCCTGCAGTACAGCGAGGGCACGCTGTCCCGGGAGGCCCTCCAGCGCGAGCTGGACCTGCCGCAGAAGCAGGGTGAGCCGCTGGACCAGTTCCTGTGGCGCAAGCGGGACCTGTACCAGACACTGCACGTGGacgcagaggaggaggaggtcatCCAGTATGTGGTGGGCACCCTGCAGCCCAAGCTCAAGCGCTTCCTGCGCCACCCGCTGCCCAAGACCCTGGAGCAGCTCATCCAGAGAGGCATGGAGGTCCAGGACGACCTGGAGCGGGCGGCCGAGCCGGTCAGCTCCCACCTCTCTGCCGAGGCCGAAGCCGAGGCTGAAGCCGAGTCCCTCACGCCGGTCCTCACCAATGATTCCGTGGCCAGTGACCTGACCCAGCCTGAATAG